Below is a window of Rhodoglobus vestalii DNA.
GCTCTCGTGATTCGGCAGCAACGACTTCGCGTCGAGTTGCCGGTCATTCTTGCTATCGGCAGCAACCTCGGAGACCGTGAAGCCACCCTGCGCGAGGCCGTCCACGCCATCAACGCAATTGATGGTGTGACAGTGGATGCCACCTCCAGCATTGTTCAAACCCCGGCCCTAAAATTGGCGGGCATTGATCACTCGGCACCGGCTTACCTGAATGCGGTCGTGTCTGCTCGCAGCGCGCTGGAGCCTCACGCTCTGCTCGAGCAATTGCATCGCGTTGAAGCTGAGCATGGCCGCTTGCGTGCCGAGCGGTGGGGTGACCGAACGCTTGACATTGACATTGTCTCGTTCGCGCACCTTCAGGTGGATGACGAGTTGCTGACGATTCCGCATCCGCGCGCCGCCGAGCGCGCATTTGTGCTTGTGCCGCTGCTGCAGCTGGATCCGCAGGCCACCCTTGTTGGCTACGGTAGCGCGGCCGAGCTGCTGGTGGGCATCGACAACGATGCCACCGAGTTTGAGGCGAAGGCGCTGTGGTGAATCGCACTTCGCCCCTGCATTTGTTGGCGCTGGCGGCCGTGGGTGGTGCCGCCGGTTGGCTGCTTGAGGTGCTGCTAACGGCATCCGGTCGGCCCATCGTGATTCCGTCACTCTCGCTTGCCGTGTCGCTGTTTCTCATTGCCTTAGTGACGCTGGGGTTGGCGGTGCCGATCTACCGTTCATCGCGGGGGTTGCGCAGCGCGCGAGTGAATCCGTTTTTTGCGCTGCGAGTTGTTGTGCTTGCCAAAGCGTCGAGCCTGGCTGGTGCCCTCCTCGGCGGGGGAGCACTGGCGATCGCGATCTATCTGCTGAGTCGCACCGTGTCGCCCGGCGCCGGATCAATAACATCAAGTTTTGTCGTTGCGGGCGCCGCGATAGGGTTGCTGGTCGCGGGACTCGTTGCTGAACATCTGTGCACGATTCCGCCCGACGATGAAGACTCGTCGTCGCACAATTCGATGGATCCCCAAGGAGCAGCGTGACTGAGCGACTGGACCTACCTGACACCGAGTGGCGCAGTGTTTCATCCAAATACGCTGTCGTCGAAGTTGTTGGGCTCATTATCTGGGGTGCGATTCTGACCGGCGCAGCCTCAATTCCGACCGTTCTGAGCGGTATTGAGTGGCTGGCAGTAATTCCGATTTCTCTCGGAATCATTTTTTTGCTGAACATTGTGCTCACCCCACGACGGGTTCGTGCCATCGGCTACATGATGCGCGACGACGATCTTGTGTTTCGGCGCGGACTCATGTTCCGGCGCGTGGTTGCTGTGCCGTACGGCCGCATGCAACTCGTTGACATCAACCGCGGCCCCCTCGATCGTGCGGTGGGGCTGAGCGAACTCAAATTTGTGACTGCCGCGGCATCCACCGGTGTGGTCATTCCTGGACTACCTGAGCAGGATGCTGAGGAGTTGAGAGACACGCTCGTCGCCCTGGCAGAGAGTCGCAGGGCCGGGCTGTGAGCGAGCGTGACGAGCTGGGCATTGAGCCGACGCAGCCCGAGCAGATAGCGGCAGCGGAGAACGTCGCCGGAATCCCGGCTGATGCGCACCGGCTTGCCGACGGTGAATGGCATCGGCTGCACCCCGCAACGCCGCTGTTGCGCGGTGGCATTGCTCTGATTGCGATCATCGGCATCATCATTGTGAATGCCCGTGACTTCGCCATTGAGCTGCTCTGGGGCGGCCCTAACGAGTACGGAGCCATTGCGCGCCTCATGAATTCCGGGTTTCTGATCCCGGTAATTCTCATTGTGCTTGCGGTTCTCATTCTGAGCGTTCTCGGGTTCTATTTTTCGTGGCGGATGCACACTTTCCGCATCACCGATGAACTTGTTGAGGTTCGCAGCGGCATCCTGTTCCGCACGAATCGCCGGGGTCGACTTGACCGCATCCAGGGCATCAACATTTCACGACCGCTGTTCGCTCGACTTTTTGGTGCCGCCAAACTCGAAGTGAATGTTGCCGGGCAAGACGCCAATGTGGAGCTTTCGTATCTGGGGTCTCGGGGAGCGGATGACCTGCGGCGCGCAATCTTGCAACTCGCATCGGGTACACGTGCTGACGCCGCAGCCACGACATCCGAGCAGCACGACGGTGGGCTTATTGAGCAGCGAGTTAACGAATTTTTGGCACCAGAACTGGACCCTGATACCGCACCGCCGGAGTCGATTGTTCGCATCCGGATTCCCCGCCTGATTGGTTCGCTCGTGTTGAGTGAAGCGACAATTGTTGCGATTCTGGCGGCAATCGGCATCATCGTAACGATTGTGGTGACCGGCGAATTCGGGTGGTTGCTCGCTCTCTTGCCGGGTGCCCTTGGTCTTGGTGGTTATTTGGCCTCGCGCCTGACCAAGTCACTGCGCTACTCAATTGCGTCGACGAGTGACGGCATTCGGGTTGGCTACGGGCTGCTCTCAACGACCAATGAGACGTTGCCTCCGGGGCGCATCCACGCCGTTGAGGTTTCTCAGCCGTTGCTGTGGCGCCGGGCCGGGTGGTGGGAAATCAAAATCAACACCGCCTCGCAAGCATCAAGTGCCAGCGCTGCGACAGCGAAGACCACCCTGCTGCCGGTGGGCGACCTGATCGATGTGCACCGGGTGCTTCACCTGATTTTGCCGAGCCTCGCCGCCGACGAATCCCGCGAGCTGCTTGAAGCGGGTCTTGCCGCCGGCGCCCACGATGATGCCTATGTGACCTCTCCCAAGCGGGCCGCGATTCTCCGCTGGTTTTCGTGGCGCCGCAACGGTTTCGTCATGATTTCGGATGCCGTTGCGCTGCGCAAGGGATCAATCTGGCGTTCTCTGGTGCTGGTTCCGCAGGCTCGCATGCAGAGTGTCAGCATGCACGAGGGCCCGCTGCTGCGACGGATGGGTCTTGCGGAATTGCGTGTGCACACCGTTGCCGGGCCCATCACTGCCGCCGTCGGGGCCATGGATCGCAGCGATGTCATCACCTTCTTCAACGAGGCTTCTCGGGCGGCGGTGCGTTCTGCCAGCGTTGATACCAGCCACCGGTGGCGCAGCGGGAGCGCCCAGAGTAGCGCCGAGAGCGCGATCGAGCGTCCGACCGAGGAAAAACTTTAGTGGCACCGGCGGCAGGCCGTCTTGGTATCGGCATTATTGGTGCGGGCAAAGTTGGTCCCATTCTTGGGGCAGCGCTTGCGGGTGCTGGTCACGCGATTGTGGGGATCGCCGCGACCTCCGAGCGTAATTTGGAGCGGGCGAGCGCGATCTTGCCCGACGTTCCCGTGCTTGACATCCCGACTCTGGTTGAGCGCAGTGAGCTGGTGATTCTGGCGATTCCGGAGTCAGAGATTGAGTCGTTTGCTCGTGGGCTGGCGGCTGCTGGAGTGTGGCAGCCGGGCCAACTGGTGCTGCATACGGCACCTGGTCTTGGCTATGGTGCGCTTGCGCCGGCTTTAGCTGCAGGCGCGATTCCTCTCGCCCTGCATCCCGCGATGGTGTTCACCGGAACAAGCCTTGATCTCACTCGCCTGCATGAAGCGTATTGCGCTGTGAGCGCGCCAACGCCGGTGCTGCCGATCGCGCAGGCTCTTGTCGTTGAGATGGGCGCTGAGCCGATTGTGATTGCGGAGAGTGGCCGCGCGGCGTGGGCCGAAGCGGTGAGTACGGCAACCAGTTTTTCTGCTGCGATTGTGGCGCAGTCGCTTGATTTGCTCGCCACGGTTGGTGCAGACAATCCGGCGCGGGTGCTCGGCCCGCTGCTGCGATCGTCGGTTGAGAGTGCGCTTGCCGGGGCAACTGCGACTACGATCGATCTTTCCGTGACTGATTTATCGTCTTTCGACACCGATTCGAGCCCCCACTCCCAGGAGGACCCCTCGTGAGTTCACACCCCCGCCCGCAGATTATTGAGACGGTCGCGGGTATGCGTGATGTCGCGGCGCATGAGCGTGCCGCCGGTCGCACCATTGCGTTGATTCCCACTCTGGGTGCGTTGCATGCCGGACATGTGGCGCATGTTGAGCGAGCGGCTGAGCTTGCCGATGTGTGCATTGTGTCGATTTTTGTGAACCCCACCCAGTTCGGTGCGAATGAAGACCTCGACAATTATCCACGCACGATGGATGACGATCTCGACCTGCTTGGCGAGCTCGGAGTTCCCTACGTCTTCGCCCCCAGTGTTGAGGAGATGTATCCGAAGGGGCCCACCTCCACCACAATCGCCGCCGGCCAGCTCGGCACCACGTTCGAGGGCAAGTCTCGCCGCGGCCACTTTGATGGTGTGCTCACCGTTGTCGCCAAGTTGCTCGCGATCACCTCGCCCCACGTAGTGACCTTCGGCCAGAAGGATGCCCAACAACTGTTCCTCGTTCGTCGCATGATCACCGACCTCAACATCCCGGTGCGCCTAGAGATCATCGAGACCGTTCGCGAAGAAGACGGGCTTGCCCTGTCGAGCCGCAACCAGTTCTTGAATGCCAGCCAGCGCGATGCCGCCACTATCCTGTCGGCTGCGCTCAACGCTGCAACCTCGGCCGCCGACAGCGGGCTGGATTCGGTGATTGCGGCCGCGCAGGGTGCCCTCATGGGGGAGTCGCGGGCCGAACTCGACTACTTCGCTGTGGTGGACACCGACACCTTCACGCCGGTGCCCGATGGGTT
It encodes the following:
- the folK gene encoding 2-amino-4-hydroxy-6-hydroxymethyldihydropteridine diphosphokinase, coding for MIRQQRLRVELPVILAIGSNLGDREATLREAVHAINAIDGVTVDATSSIVQTPALKLAGIDHSAPAYLNAVVSARSALEPHALLEQLHRVEAEHGRLRAERWGDRTLDIDIVSFAHLQVDDELLTIPHPRAAERAFVLVPLLQLDPQATLVGYGSAAELLVGIDNDATEFEAKALW
- a CDS encoding PH domain-containing protein, translated to MTERLDLPDTEWRSVSSKYAVVEVVGLIIWGAILTGAASIPTVLSGIEWLAVIPISLGIIFLLNIVLTPRRVRAIGYMMRDDDLVFRRGLMFRRVVAVPYGRMQLVDINRGPLDRAVGLSELKFVTAAASTGVVIPGLPEQDAEELRDTLVALAESRRAGL
- a CDS encoding PH domain-containing protein, with the translated sequence MSERDELGIEPTQPEQIAAAENVAGIPADAHRLADGEWHRLHPATPLLRGGIALIAIIGIIIVNARDFAIELLWGGPNEYGAIARLMNSGFLIPVILIVLAVLILSVLGFYFSWRMHTFRITDELVEVRSGILFRTNRRGRLDRIQGINISRPLFARLFGAAKLEVNVAGQDANVELSYLGSRGADDLRRAILQLASGTRADAAATTSEQHDGGLIEQRVNEFLAPELDPDTAPPESIVRIRIPRLIGSLVLSEATIVAILAAIGIIVTIVVTGEFGWLLALLPGALGLGGYLASRLTKSLRYSIASTSDGIRVGYGLLSTTNETLPPGRIHAVEVSQPLLWRRAGWWEIKINTASQASSASAATAKTTLLPVGDLIDVHRVLHLILPSLAADESRELLEAGLAAGAHDDAYVTSPKRAAILRWFSWRRNGFVMISDAVALRKGSIWRSLVLVPQARMQSVSMHEGPLLRRMGLAELRVHTVAGPITAAVGAMDRSDVITFFNEASRAAVRSASVDTSHRWRSGSAQSSAESAIERPTEEKL
- a CDS encoding DUF3180 domain-containing protein, yielding MNRTSPLHLLALAAVGGAAGWLLEVLLTASGRPIVIPSLSLAVSLFLIALVTLGLAVPIYRSSRGLRSARVNPFFALRVVVLAKASSLAGALLGGGALAIAIYLLSRTVSPGAGSITSSFVVAGAAIGLLVAGLVAEHLCTIPPDDEDSSSHNSMDPQGAA
- the panC gene encoding pantoate--beta-alanine ligase, translated to MSSHPRPQIIETVAGMRDVAAHERAAGRTIALIPTLGALHAGHVAHVERAAELADVCIVSIFVNPTQFGANEDLDNYPRTMDDDLDLLGELGVPYVFAPSVEEMYPKGPTSTTIAAGQLGTTFEGKSRRGHFDGVLTVVAKLLAITSPHVVTFGQKDAQQLFLVRRMITDLNIPVRLEIIETVREEDGLALSSRNQFLNASQRDAATILSAALNAATSAADSGLDSVIAAAQGALMGESRAELDYFAVVDTDTFTPVPDGFRGPATAIVAARVGATRLIDNVSLYVG
- a CDS encoding DUF2520 domain-containing protein; its protein translation is MAPAAGRLGIGIIGAGKVGPILGAALAGAGHAIVGIAATSERNLERASAILPDVPVLDIPTLVERSELVILAIPESEIESFARGLAAAGVWQPGQLVLHTAPGLGYGALAPALAAGAIPLALHPAMVFTGTSLDLTRLHEAYCAVSAPTPVLPIAQALVVEMGAEPIVIAESGRAAWAEAVSTATSFSAAIVAQSLDLLATVGADNPARVLGPLLRSSVESALAGATATTIDLSVTDLSSFDTDSSPHSQEDPS